A genomic region of Vitreoscilla filiformis contains the following coding sequences:
- a CDS encoding cbb3-type cytochrome oxidase subunit 3 translates to MQWDDLNLWRSIVTVTSLVLFVGLVGWTWARRRAPVFDEAAQLPFIGGDDPVPAPRPSERK, encoded by the coding sequence ATGCAGTGGGACGATTTGAACCTGTGGCGCAGCATCGTGACCGTGACGTCGCTGGTGCTGTTTGTGGGCTTGGTTGGCTGGACGTGGGCTCGCCGCCGTGCGCCCGTGTTTGACGAGGCTGCCCAATTGCCGTTCATCGGCGGTGACGATCCCGTCCCAGCGCCTCGGCCCTCTGAACGCAAATGA
- the ccoO gene encoding cytochrome-c oxidase, cbb3-type subunit II, with translation MAHDNKPVEGHEKIETSNFLMIVLILLTVSVGGLLEIVPLFFQRSTTQPIEGLKPYTALQLAGRDVYLREGCYNCHSQMVRPFRAETLRYGPHSLAGEYVYDHPFQWGSKRTGPDLHRVGGRYSDEWHRVHLNNPRDVVPESNMPAYPWLNTAVVDENGLAPRMEALRKVGVPYSDEEIAKAAGEVKGKTEMEAVIAYLQVLGTARKW, from the coding sequence ATGGCACATGACAACAAGCCAGTCGAAGGTCACGAGAAAATCGAGACCAGTAACTTCCTGATGATCGTGCTGATTCTGCTGACGGTGTCCGTTGGCGGTCTGCTCGAAATCGTGCCGCTGTTTTTCCAGCGCTCCACGACCCAGCCGATCGAAGGCCTGAAACCCTACACCGCGCTGCAACTGGCGGGCCGGGATGTCTATCTGCGCGAGGGCTGCTACAACTGCCACTCGCAGATGGTGCGCCCCTTCCGTGCAGAGACGCTGCGTTATGGCCCGCACTCGCTGGCCGGTGAGTACGTCTACGATCACCCCTTCCAATGGGGTTCCAAGCGCACGGGGCCTGATCTGCACCGCGTGGGTGGCCGTTACTCGGACGAATGGCATCGTGTTCACCTGAACAACCCGCGTGATGTGGTGCCCGAGTCGAACATGCCGGCCTATCCCTGGCTGAACACGGCGGTGGTCGACGAAAACGGTCTGGCGCCGCGCATGGAAGCCTTGCGCAAGGTGGGCGTGCCCTACAGCGACGAGGAAATTGCCAAGGCTGCTGGCGAAGTCAAGGGTAAAACCGAGATGGAAGCCGTCATTGCCTATTTGCAAGTTCTGGGCACTGCCCGGAAGTGGTAA